In Flavivirga abyssicola, the following are encoded in one genomic region:
- a CDS encoding SRPBCC family protein, translating into MKTFKYILFLLLIALIGTAIYIAVQPNEFDFSRSKVIKAPASLLFNKVNDFKNWPDFSPWIEKEPNATLTYGETTSGVDGNYGWNGDILGEGHMKTLAVEKDKSINQHIVFIKPFESESDINWTFENTEEGTKVTWGMKGKQDFMTKMYTTFAGSIEEATGPDFERGLFKLDSVVSADMKKYSIKVDGITQHSGGYYLYNTTSCKITDLKDKMTEMLPKVGNYAMKNKIAMAGAPFTFYHKWDEENNAVMFSCCVPTTTKVVSTDSDILTGQLKPFKAVKTTLKGNYENLKEAWDAAMKYIPENGLEFTEKGPMLETYLTDPMSYPNPADWVTEIYIAVK; encoded by the coding sequence ATGAAAACTTTTAAGTACATTTTATTCTTATTACTTATTGCTCTTATTGGTACTGCTATATACATTGCTGTACAGCCAAATGAATTTGATTTTTCCAGAAGTAAAGTTATCAAAGCGCCAGCTTCTCTTTTATTTAATAAAGTAAATGATTTTAAAAATTGGCCTGATTTTTCTCCTTGGATTGAAAAAGAACCAAATGCCACTTTAACCTATGGGGAAACCACATCTGGTGTTGATGGAAACTATGGATGGAATGGGGACATTTTAGGTGAAGGCCATATGAAAACGCTTGCTGTAGAAAAAGATAAATCTATTAACCAACACATTGTATTTATAAAGCCTTTTGAATCTGAATCTGATATAAATTGGACTTTTGAAAATACTGAAGAAGGTACCAAAGTAACCTGGGGCATGAAAGGGAAACAGGATTTTATGACTAAAATGTATACAACCTTTGCTGGATCTATTGAAGAGGCTACGGGGCCTGATTTTGAAAGAGGTTTATTTAAACTGGATAGTGTTGTCTCTGCTGATATGAAAAAGTATAGTATAAAAGTAGATGGCATCACCCAACATAGCGGTGGTTACTATCTTTACAATACAACGTCTTGTAAAATCACTGATCTGAAGGATAAAATGACCGAAATGCTGCCTAAGGTTGGTAACTATGCTATGAAAAATAAAATAGCCATGGCAGGAGCTCCTTTTACTTTTTATCATAAGTGGGATGAAGAAAATAACGCCGTGATGTTCTCTTGTTGTGTACCAACTACAACAAAGGTAGTAAGTACTGATAGCGATATTCTTACCGGACAATTAAAACCTTTTAAAGCTGTTAAAACAACTCTTAAAGGAAATTATGAGAATTTAAAAGAAGCTTGGGATGCTGCTATGAAATACATACCAGAAAATGGTTTAGAGTTTACAGAAAAAGGACCTATGCTAGAAACATACTTAACAGACCCTATGAGTTATCCAAATCCAGCTGACTGGGTCACTGAAATATATATTGCTGTTAAATAA
- a CDS encoding dipeptidyl-peptidase 3 family protein: MKLKSILNLVLITILFLSCGHDKSKENTKSTEVKETTAFNHNVEQFADIKILRYQIPGWENLTLKEQTLVYYLTQAGLAGRDIMWDQNYRHNLKIRKALENVYTNYGGDKTSTDWKAFETYLKRVWFSNGIHHHYSNDKLKPEFSSDYLKQLLTDTNTTLEGDAFDVLFNDADAKKVNQAKGVDNVGLSAVNFYGPDVTNSDVQSFYAAKTSPNPERPLSFGLNSQLVKENGVLKERVYKSGGLYGSAIDEIITWLELAKGVAENEAQGNALGLLIDYYKTGDLQTWDDYNVAWTSATAGNIDYINSFIEVYNDPLGYRGSYENIIQINDFDMSQKMKVLSDNAQWFEDNSPLMEAHKKDSVVGVTYKVVTVAGEAGDASPSTPIGVNLPNANWIRKEVGSKSVSLGNIIHAYNNAGGSGRLKEFVHDEEELKLAEKHGQLADKLHTALHEVIGHASGQLNPGVGETKETLKNYASTLEEGRADLVGLYYLYDAKLQELGLVDDWKSVGETAYDDYIRNGLVIQLIRLNLGDDVEEAHMRNRQWVSAWVFEKGKADNVIEKVVRDGKTYYNINDYEKLHDLFGQLLRETQRIKSEGDYEAVEALVEGYGVKVDQALHAEVLERNKQFSSAPYNGFVNPVLIAEKNDEGEIIGVKVTQPETFAGQMLDYSKNYNFLPEVN; encoded by the coding sequence ATGAAACTAAAATCGATACTTAATTTAGTACTAATTACTATTTTATTCTTATCATGTGGCCATGATAAATCTAAGGAAAATACAAAAAGTACTGAGGTAAAAGAAACCACTGCTTTTAACCATAATGTAGAGCAGTTTGCTGATATTAAAATTCTTCGTTATCAAATTCCTGGATGGGAAAATTTAACTTTAAAAGAACAAACTTTAGTATATTATCTCACTCAAGCTGGTTTAGCGGGGAGAGATATTATGTGGGATCAAAATTATAGACATAATCTTAAAATAAGAAAGGCGCTTGAGAATGTGTATACAAATTACGGAGGCGATAAAACATCTACAGATTGGAAGGCCTTTGAAACTTATTTAAAACGTGTTTGGTTTAGTAATGGAATACACCACCATTATTCGAATGATAAATTAAAACCAGAGTTTTCTTCAGACTATTTAAAGCAATTATTAACAGATACAAATACTACTTTAGAAGGAGACGCTTTTGATGTTCTTTTTAATGATGCAGATGCTAAAAAAGTAAACCAAGCTAAAGGTGTTGATAATGTAGGGCTTTCAGCAGTTAACTTTTATGGACCTGATGTTACTAATAGTGATGTACAAAGTTTTTATGCAGCTAAGACATCTCCAAATCCGGAAAGACCATTATCTTTTGGGTTAAATTCACAATTAGTAAAAGAAAATGGCGTATTAAAGGAACGTGTTTACAAATCTGGAGGGCTGTATGGTTCGGCAATTGACGAAATCATTACATGGTTAGAATTAGCAAAAGGCGTTGCAGAAAATGAGGCTCAGGGTAATGCTCTTGGGTTATTAATTGATTATTATAAAACAGGTGATTTACAGACCTGGGACGATTATAATGTTGCCTGGACTTCTGCAACAGCAGGCAATATTGATTATATAAATAGTTTTATTGAAGTATATAACGATCCGTTGGGCTATAGGGGATCTTATGAAAACATCATTCAGATTAATGATTTTGATATGTCTCAAAAGATGAAAGTATTATCGGATAATGCACAGTGGTTTGAAGACAATTCGCCTTTAATGGAAGCACATAAAAAAGATAGTGTTGTTGGCGTTACCTATAAAGTTGTTACAGTAGCAGGAGAGGCTGGAGATGCATCACCAAGCACACCAATTGGTGTAAATTTACCCAATGCCAATTGGATTAGAAAAGAAGTAGGGAGTAAATCTGTTTCTTTAGGAAATATTATCCATGCTTATAATAATGCAGGTGGTTCTGGACGTTTAAAAGAGTTTGTTCACGATGAAGAAGAGTTAAAATTAGCGGAAAAACATGGACAACTTGCAGACAAACTACATACCGCACTGCACGAGGTCATAGGACATGCCTCTGGACAGTTAAATCCGGGCGTAGGAGAGACTAAAGAAACATTGAAAAACTATGCTTCTACCTTAGAGGAAGGGCGTGCAGATCTGGTTGGATTATATTATTTATATGATGCTAAATTGCAAGAACTGGGTTTGGTTGACGATTGGAAAAGTGTAGGGGAAACAGCTTATGATGACTATATTAGAAATGGGCTTGTAATACAGCTAATTCGTTTAAATTTAGGGGATGATGTTGAAGAAGCACATATGAGAAATAGACAGTGGGTGAGTGCTTGGGTATTTGAGAAAGGTAAAGCCGATAATGTTATTGAAAAAGTAGTACGTGATGGGAAAACGTATTACAATATCAATGATTATGAAAAGTTACATGACCTTTTTGGACAGTTATTGCGTGAAACACAGCGAATAAAATCTGAAGGGGATTATGAAGCAGTAGAAGCCTTAGTTGAAGGTTATGGTGTAAAAGTAGATCAAGCTTTGCATGCTGAAGTTTTAGAACGTAATAAACAATTTTCATCTGCTCCTTATAATGGTTTTGTGAATCCTGTATTAATAGCTGAGAAAAATGATGAAGGAGAAATAATTGGGGTAAAAGTGACACAGCCAGAAACCTTTGCTGGGCAGATGTTGGATTATAGTAAAAACTACAATTTCTTACCAGAGGTAAACTAG
- a CDS encoding nucleoside triphosphate pyrophosphohydrolase family protein has protein sequence MKNKIEAVKAFHTAFKIGHRESPKADLGKEKNTLRFNLMKEENEEYLEAANNNDLVEVADALGDMLYILCGTIIEHGMQYKIEEVFDEIQRSNMSKLGDDGQPIYREDGKVLKGPNYFKPNIESILDK, from the coding sequence ATGAAAAATAAAATAGAAGCTGTAAAAGCGTTTCATACCGCATTTAAAATAGGACATAGGGAATCTCCCAAAGCAGATTTAGGAAAAGAGAAAAATACACTGCGTTTCAATTTAATGAAGGAAGAAAACGAAGAGTATTTAGAAGCTGCCAATAATAACGATTTGGTTGAAGTTGCAGATGCATTAGGGGATATGCTTTATATATTATGCGGAACCATTATTGAACATGGTATGCAATATAAAATAGAAGAGGTATTTGATGAAATACAACGTAGTAATATGAGTAAACTAGGTGATGACGGACAACCAATTTATAGAGAAGATGGTAAAGTGCTTAAAGGACCTAATTATTTTAAACCTAATATTGAATCTATTTTAGATAAATAA
- a CDS encoding branched-chain amino acid aminotransferase: MNSIINNIEIIKAKTTKINDVDFDNLKFGHVFSDHMLECNFKNGEWQAPKVVPYQAISLDPSAKIFHYGQSVFEGMKAYKDTNEDVWLFRPIENFKRLNISSKRLAIPELPESYFMDGLKTLLQVDNEWIPKKDGSSLYIRPFVFASGNGFHASPADEYTFIIACAPSGSYFSGKVRVLIEEKYSRSANGGVGFAKAGGNYAGQFYPTQLAIEKGYQQVIWTDDNTHEYIEEAGAMNIFVRINDTLITGPTSDRILDGITRKSIIELAKAEGIPVEVRKLSVSEVVTAAKDGSLKEMFGAGTAAVISPIAGFGYKGEDFDLPELDDTYASSLKKRITDIQTNKAEDPFGWRLKVE, translated from the coding sequence ATGAACTCTATAATCAACAATATCGAGATTATAAAAGCCAAAACTACTAAAATTAATGATGTAGATTTTGACAATTTAAAATTTGGGCATGTATTTTCTGATCACATGCTAGAATGCAATTTTAAAAATGGTGAATGGCAAGCTCCTAAGGTCGTCCCTTATCAAGCTATTAGTTTAGATCCATCCGCTAAGATTTTTCATTATGGTCAATCTGTCTTTGAAGGTATGAAAGCCTACAAAGATACGAACGAAGATGTCTGGTTATTTCGTCCTATTGAGAATTTTAAACGTTTAAATATTTCGTCGAAACGTCTGGCAATTCCTGAATTACCAGAAAGCTATTTTATGGATGGTCTTAAAACATTATTACAAGTTGATAATGAATGGATTCCTAAAAAAGATGGAAGTTCTTTATATATAAGACCTTTTGTTTTTGCTTCTGGTAACGGTTTTCATGCCTCTCCTGCCGATGAATACACATTTATTATAGCTTGTGCACCTTCTGGATCTTATTTTTCTGGAAAAGTGAGAGTTTTAATTGAAGAAAAATACTCGCGTTCTGCTAATGGTGGTGTTGGTTTTGCTAAAGCTGGTGGAAATTACGCCGGACAATTTTACCCGACACAATTGGCTATAGAAAAAGGGTACCAACAGGTTATTTGGACAGACGATAATACCCATGAATATATTGAAGAAGCTGGTGCTATGAATATTTTTGTTCGTATAAACGACACACTTATAACAGGGCCAACTAGCGATAGAATTCTAGATGGTATTACACGTAAGAGTATTATTGAACTAGCTAAAGCTGAAGGCATTCCCGTTGAAGTTAGAAAACTGTCTGTTAGTGAAGTGGTTACTGCGGCAAAAGATGGTTCTCTAAAAGAAATGTTTGGTGCGGGTACTGCCGCGGTTATTTCTCCTATAGCCGGGTTTGGTTATAAAGGTGAAGATTTTGACCTACCAGAACTAGATGACACGTATGCCAGTTCATTAAAGAAACGAATTACAGATATACAAACCAATAAAGCCGAAGATCCTTTTGGCTGGAGACTTAAAGTTGAATAA
- a CDS encoding DUF4920 domain-containing protein, giving the protein MKSIILVIVCALMLNSCKNKNEESSKKTLKKEAVEYVSFGKEIIANDAIAATSMASHYKTMNVGDSINSKMLAKVNSVCQSKGCWMTLNLEDGNEVMVKFKDYGFFVPKNIAGKEVIVNGKAYIKEVPIDELRHYAEDAGKSTEVIAAITEPKKTYSFEADGVLLKQ; this is encoded by the coding sequence ATGAAGTCGATTATCTTAGTAATTGTATGTGCCTTAATGTTAAATTCTTGCAAAAATAAAAATGAGGAATCATCTAAAAAAACACTAAAAAAAGAAGCCGTAGAATACGTATCTTTTGGAAAAGAAATAATTGCAAATGATGCTATTGCAGCTACTTCTATGGCATCACACTACAAAACTATGAATGTAGGAGATTCCATTAATTCTAAAATGTTGGCTAAAGTTAATAGTGTCTGTCAGTCAAAAGGGTGTTGGATGACTCTAAATTTAGAGGACGGTAATGAAGTCATGGTGAAATTTAAAGACTACGGTTTTTTTGTGCCTAAAAACATTGCAGGTAAAGAGGTTATTGTAAATGGAAAAGCTTATATAAAAGAAGTCCCAATTGATGAATTGAGGCATTATGCTGAAGATGCTGGTAAATCTACTGAAGTTATAGCTGCAATTACCGAACCTAAAAAGACCTATTCGTTTGAAGCTGATGGTGTATTATTAAAACAATAG
- the mnmD gene encoding tRNA (5-methylaminomethyl-2-thiouridine)(34)-methyltransferase MnmD — translation MKREVVITGDGSSTIHLPDWDEQYHSKHGAIQEAYHVFIKHGLLHFYNVEQSKNLNEQVTILEIGFGTGLNAFITLLEAEKLNININYFGVEGYPILMDEIDQLNYPIELNAQNKVALFKQLHEVVWEEKYMVSENFSIEKQNRFFSEIAEKNMYNIIYFDAFGARVQPELWTESIFLKMYNALKPGGVLVTYSAKGSVRRAMQAVGFIVERLPGPPGKREMLRACKEA, via the coding sequence TTGAAACGAGAAGTAGTAATAACGGGAGATGGTTCATCAACCATACATTTACCTGATTGGGATGAGCAATACCATTCAAAACATGGTGCTATACAAGAAGCTTATCATGTGTTTATAAAACATGGCTTGCTTCACTTTTATAATGTTGAACAAAGCAAAAACTTAAATGAGCAGGTAACTATTTTAGAAATTGGTTTTGGTACGGGGTTAAACGCTTTTATTACTTTATTAGAAGCAGAAAAATTAAATATCAACATTAACTATTTTGGCGTAGAAGGTTATCCAATTTTAATGGATGAAATTGATCAGTTAAATTACCCGATTGAATTAAATGCACAAAATAAAGTGGCTCTTTTTAAACAGCTACATGAAGTTGTTTGGGAGGAAAAGTATATGGTTTCTGAAAACTTTTCAATAGAGAAACAAAACCGTTTCTTTTCAGAAATCGCAGAAAAAAACATGTACAATATTATATATTTTGATGCTTTTGGCGCTCGGGTACAGCCTGAATTGTGGACAGAATCCATATTCTTAAAAATGTATAATGCATTAAAACCAGGAGGCGTTTTAGTTACTTATTCAGCAAAAGGAAGTGTACGTCGAGCTATGCAGGCAGTTGGCTTTATTGTTGAGCGTTTACCTGGACCGCCTGGTAAACGTGAAATGTTACGCGCTTGCAAAGAAGCGTGA
- a CDS encoding TIGR01777 family oxidoreductase produces MRVLITGATGLIGQEIVKLCQEKGIAVNYLTTRKTKIFQKENYQGYYWNPKSQDIDTDCFKHVDAIIHLAGATVSKRWTSSYKKDILSSRKITTQLLINALKGESHTIKQVISASAIGIYSDSLINYYEENSKDFSKSFLSHVVQAWEQEVDAFNKLDITVSKIRIGLVLAENGGALQEMVKPIKFGLGAAFGSGKQWQSWIHVQDLANMFLYVLENNLKGIYNGVAPNPVTNNELIKTVSNVIRRPLFLPNIPKFFLKLVLGEMHTLLFESQRVSSKKIENKGFVFKYHHLLLALEDLLK; encoded by the coding sequence ATGCGAGTTTTAATAACAGGAGCGACAGGCTTAATAGGGCAGGAGATTGTAAAACTTTGTCAAGAGAAAGGTATTGCGGTTAATTACTTAACCACACGTAAAACTAAAATATTTCAAAAAGAAAATTATCAAGGGTATTACTGGAACCCTAAGAGTCAAGATATTGATACGGATTGTTTTAAGCATGTTGATGCCATTATACATCTGGCAGGAGCTACTGTTTCTAAACGCTGGACTTCTTCTTATAAAAAAGACATTTTATCTAGTAGAAAAATAACAACTCAGTTACTAATTAATGCTTTGAAAGGGGAGAGTCATACTATAAAACAAGTCATTTCTGCTAGTGCTATTGGAATTTACTCAGATTCCTTAATTAATTATTACGAAGAAAACTCTAAAGACTTTAGCAAATCTTTTTTAAGTCATGTCGTTCAGGCATGGGAACAAGAGGTTGATGCGTTTAACAAATTGGATATTACTGTTTCCAAAATAAGAATAGGCTTGGTTCTGGCTGAAAACGGTGGAGCACTTCAAGAAATGGTCAAGCCTATTAAGTTTGGATTAGGAGCAGCTTTTGGTAGCGGTAAACAATGGCAGTCCTGGATTCATGTTCAGGATTTAGCAAATATGTTTTTATATGTCTTGGAAAATAACTTAAAAGGCATTTATAATGGCGTAGCACCAAACCCTGTAACAAACAATGAATTAATAAAAACGGTGTCTAATGTGATACGCAGACCTTTGTTTTTGCCTAATATTCCTAAATTCTTTTTAAAGTTGGTATTGGGAGAGATGCATACATTACTATTTGAAAGCCAAAGAGTTAGTTCTAAGAAAATAGAAAATAAGGGATTTGTTTTTAAATACCATCACTTGTTGTTAGCTCTAGAGGACTTATTAAAATAG
- a CDS encoding nucleotide exchange factor GrpE, whose amino-acid sequence MSKKEKTNDIENDQIDGVQSETVDVEEQVVEEQTVEEKLQEELKQEKDKFLRLFAEFENYKRRTSKERVELFSTASEDVMKTLLPILDDFERALTHIEEDKEAEELRKGVLLIYQKLVTTLEQKGLTPVKVEKGDAFNADDHEAVTQIPAPSDDLKGKIIDVIEKGYKLGEKVIRFPKVVIGQ is encoded by the coding sequence ATGAGTAAGAAAGAAAAAACGAACGATATAGAAAACGATCAAATAGACGGTGTACAAAGCGAAACTGTTGATGTTGAAGAACAGGTTGTCGAAGAACAAACTGTTGAAGAAAAGCTTCAAGAGGAATTAAAACAAGAGAAAGATAAGTTTCTACGTTTATTTGCTGAATTTGAAAATTATAAACGTCGTACGTCAAAAGAGCGCGTTGAGTTATTTTCGACAGCAAGTGAAGACGTTATGAAAACGTTGTTGCCAATTCTTGATGATTTTGAGCGTGCATTGACTCATATAGAAGAAGATAAAGAAGCAGAAGAGTTGCGTAAAGGTGTTTTGTTAATTTACCAAAAACTAGTAACAACTTTAGAACAAAAAGGGTTGACCCCTGTAAAGGTTGAAAAAGGAGATGCTTTTAATGCAGACGATCATGAAGCTGTTACTCAAATACCAGCTCCTAGTGACGATTTAAAAGGAAAAATTATTGATGTTATCGAAAAAGGATATAAACTTGGTGAGAAAGTGATTCGTTTTCCAAAAGTTGTTATAGGGCAATAA
- the dnaJ gene encoding molecular chaperone DnaJ has protein sequence MAKRDYYEVLGVSKGATSSEIKKAYRKKAIEFHPDKNPDDKEAEAKFKEAAEAYEVLSDADKKARYDQFGHQAFENGGGGFGGGGMNMDDIFSQFGDIFGGGFGGGGFSGFGGGGGQRRVKGSNLRIRVKLTLEEIANGVEKKVKVKRKVQAPGTTYKTCSTCNGSGQVTRIANTILGRMQTSAPCNVCGGAGQTIDKKPNDADSQGLKVAEETVSIKIPAGVVDGMQLKVSSKGNEAPGNGVSGDLIVVIEEESHDKLQREGDNLHYDLYVSYPDAVLGTSKEIDTVTGKVRIKVEAGVQSGKILRLRGKGIPSINGYGKGDLLVHVNVWTPKTLNKHQKEFFETMRNDEHFEPKPESSDKSFFEKVKDMFS, from the coding sequence ATGGCTAAAAGAGATTATTACGAGGTTTTAGGAGTTAGCAAAGGAGCAACCTCTTCAGAAATAAAAAAAGCTTATCGAAAAAAAGCTATAGAATTTCATCCAGACAAGAATCCAGATGACAAAGAAGCAGAAGCTAAATTTAAAGAAGCAGCCGAAGCTTATGAGGTGTTGAGTGACGCCGATAAAAAAGCACGTTACGACCAATTTGGTCATCAAGCCTTTGAAAATGGCGGCGGAGGCTTTGGCGGAGGAGGCATGAATATGGATGATATTTTTAGTCAATTCGGAGATATTTTTGGCGGAGGCTTTGGCGGCGGCGGATTCTCTGGTTTTGGCGGTGGCGGAGGCCAACGTCGCGTAAAAGGAAGTAATCTTCGTATTCGTGTAAAATTGACTTTGGAAGAAATTGCTAATGGCGTAGAGAAAAAAGTAAAAGTTAAGCGTAAAGTTCAAGCACCGGGAACAACCTATAAAACATGTTCAACATGTAATGGTAGCGGTCAAGTAACACGTATAGCAAATACTATTCTTGGTAGGATGCAAACATCAGCACCGTGTAATGTTTGTGGAGGAGCAGGGCAAACCATCGATAAAAAACCAAATGATGCCGATTCACAAGGTTTAAAAGTTGCCGAAGAAACGGTTTCCATAAAAATACCTGCGGGTGTTGTGGATGGCATGCAACTTAAAGTGTCTAGTAAAGGTAATGAAGCACCAGGAAATGGCGTTTCTGGAGATCTTATAGTCGTTATTGAAGAGGAGAGTCACGATAAATTACAGCGAGAAGGAGATAATTTACACTATGATTTATATGTGAGTTATCCAGATGCTGTTTTAGGAACTTCTAAAGAAATCGATACCGTAACTGGTAAAGTGCGCATTAAAGTAGAAGCAGGGGTCCAATCTGGTAAAATTTTACGCTTACGCGGAAAAGGTATACCAAGTATAAACGGTTATGGTAAAGGAGATTTATTAGTTCATGTAAATGTTTGGACACCAAAAACGTTGAATAAACACCAAAAAGAATTTTTTGAAACTATGAGAAATGATGAACATTTTGAGCCAAAACCAGAAAGTTCTGATAAATCATTTTTTGAGAAAGTGAAAGATATGTTCTCATAA
- a CDS encoding ABC transporter ATP-binding protein yields the protein MNNLLEVNEVSKNFGDFKALNKVSITVPKGSIFGLLGPNGAGKTTLIRVINQITMPDKGKVHLDGELLNPTHIKDIGYLPEERGLYKSMKVGEQALYLAQLKGLSKAEAKARLKYWFDRLEIGDWWNKKIQELSKGMAQKIQFVVTVLHQPKLLIFDEPFSGFDPINANLIKDEILRLREEGATVIFSTHRMESVEELCDDIALIHKSNKILDGKLIDIKRDYKINTYEVGIRTNNKEGLEQELANKFDISKANFKTLEDELKLNIKLSQTDAPNDLLSYLTTKGEISHFVELIPSVNDIFIQTVRNN from the coding sequence ATGAACAACTTACTGGAAGTTAATGAAGTTTCTAAAAACTTCGGAGACTTTAAAGCACTTAATAAAGTGTCAATTACAGTTCCTAAGGGCAGCATATTTGGTTTGTTAGGACCTAATGGAGCAGGTAAAACAACACTTATACGAGTTATAAATCAAATAACAATGCCAGATAAAGGGAAAGTGCATTTAGATGGCGAATTACTTAACCCTACTCATATAAAAGATATTGGTTATTTACCCGAAGAAAGAGGGCTTTATAAATCTATGAAAGTTGGGGAGCAAGCTTTATATTTAGCCCAATTAAAAGGTTTAAGCAAAGCAGAAGCTAAGGCACGATTAAAATATTGGTTTGATCGCTTAGAAATAGGAGATTGGTGGAACAAGAAAATTCAAGAGTTATCTAAAGGAATGGCTCAAAAAATACAATTTGTGGTTACTGTGTTGCATCAACCTAAGCTTTTGATTTTTGATGAACCATTTTCAGGCTTCGATCCTATAAATGCCAATTTAATTAAAGATGAAATTTTGCGTCTACGAGAAGAAGGAGCAACTGTTATTTTTTCAACCCACAGGATGGAATCTGTAGAAGAACTTTGTGATGATATAGCATTGATCCATAAATCGAATAAAATTCTTGATGGAAAATTAATTGATATAAAACGAGATTATAAAATAAATACTTACGAAGTTGGTATTCGGACAAACAATAAAGAAGGTTTAGAACAGGAATTAGCAAATAAATTTGATATTTCTAAAGCTAATTTTAAAACGTTAGAAGACGAATTAAAATTAAATATAAAACTATCTCAAACAGATGCACCAAATGATTTATTGAGTTATTTAACAACAAAAGGAGAGATATCTCATTTTGTTGAATTAATACCAAGTGTAAACGATATTTTCATTCAAACAGTACGGAATAATTAA
- a CDS encoding ABC transporter permease, whose protein sequence is MNHLPLIIKREYLTKVKNKSFIVMTILSPIIMIALVAVVAYLSQLNNDKVRTISVLDESGLVQDIFKNSEKTTYHILENMSLEDAKKISEETASYGLLHVGKLDSVASASMHIKFYSEETPSLTLISDLESKLEKEFTNIKLEQQGIDINLIKASKIRIDIAQESFEGEKTSKLDSFARLGFGIAAGYLLFMFIIIYGNMIMRSVIEEKTSRIIEVIISSVKPVQLMLGKIIGTSLAGITQFVIWMIFGGLLMTVVSLVIGINLFDSAGPQQELIQIASEGSGFNFYFESFKTALQNLPLMNLITAFILFFIGGYLLYSSLYAAIGAAVDNETDTQQFLLPIMMPLILAVYIGIFTVIEDPHGTVSTVFSFIPLTSPVVMLMRIPFGVPLWQQLVSLLLLGGTFMFTVWFAAKIYRVGILMYGKKPSYKELIKWIKY, encoded by the coding sequence ATGAACCATTTACCTCTTATAATAAAGCGTGAATATTTAACGAAGGTTAAAAATAAATCATTTATAGTGATGACTATTTTAAGTCCAATTATAATGATAGCACTTGTTGCAGTTGTTGCATATTTATCACAATTAAATAATGATAAAGTGCGTACGATTTCTGTTTTAGATGAATCAGGACTTGTACAAGACATTTTCAAAAATTCAGAAAAAACAACCTATCATATTCTAGAGAACATGTCTTTAGAAGATGCTAAAAAAATATCAGAAGAAACGGCCTCTTATGGGTTACTACACGTGGGGAAGCTTGATTCTGTAGCATCCGCTTCAATGCATATTAAATTTTATTCAGAAGAAACACCTTCGCTTACATTAATCTCTGATTTAGAGAGCAAGTTAGAGAAAGAGTTTACTAATATTAAATTAGAGCAACAAGGCATCGATATTAATTTAATTAAAGCTTCGAAAATAAGAATAGATATAGCTCAAGAAAGTTTTGAGGGTGAGAAAACATCAAAATTGGATAGTTTTGCAAGACTTGGTTTCGGTATTGCTGCGGGGTATTTATTATTCATGTTTATTATAATTTATGGTAATATGATTATGCGTAGTGTGATTGAGGAAAAAACCAGTAGAATTATTGAAGTTATTATTTCATCTGTAAAACCTGTACAACTCATGCTAGGAAAAATAATTGGAACTTCTTTAGCAGGAATTACACAATTTGTTATTTGGATGATTTTTGGAGGTCTTTTAATGACTGTCGTTTCATTAGTCATCGGTATCAACCTATTTGATTCAGCAGGGCCTCAACAAGAATTAATACAAATAGCATCAGAAGGTTCTGGTTTTAATTTTTATTTTGAATCTTTTAAAACCGCACTGCAAAATTTACCATTAATGAACCTTATCACGGCCTTTATATTATTCTTTATAGGAGGGTATTTGTTATACAGTTCGCTCTATGCAGCCATTGGAGCAGCAGTAGATAACGAAACGGATACTCAACAGTTTTTATTACCAATTATGATGCCTTTAATTTTGGCAGTTTATATTGGTATCTTTACAGTAATTGAAGACCCGCACGGAACCGTGTCTACGGTATTTTCTTTTATACCATTAACATCTCCTGTGGTTATGCTTATGCGGATTCCTTTTGGAGTACCTCTATGGCAGCAATTGGTATCATTATTGCTATTGGGTGGTACGTTTATGTTTACAGTTTGGTTTGCAGCAAAAATTTATCGTGTAGGTATTTTAATGTATGGTAAAAAACCAAGTTATAAAGAATTGATAAAATGGATTAAGTATTAA